The following are encoded in a window of Nilaparvata lugens isolate BPH chromosome 13, ASM1435652v1, whole genome shotgun sequence genomic DNA:
- the LOC111046053 gene encoding coatomer subunit zeta-1 produces MEGSLLEPTLYTVKGMLILDNDGHRILAKYYDPAIFPTAKEQKTFEKNLFNKTHRANAEIIMLDGLTCVYRSNVDLFFYVMGSCHENELILMSVLQCLYESISQILRKNVEKRVVMENLDIVMLAMDEICDGGIILEADSQSVVQRVALRTDDIPLGEQTVAQVFQSAKEQLKWSLLK; encoded by the coding sequence ATGGAAGGGTCACTCCTGGAACCTACTCTTTACACCGTGAAAGGCATGCTAATCTTGGACAATGATGGTCACCGCATTTTGGCAAAGTACTACGATCCGGCAATCTTTCCCACCGCAAAAGAGCAGAAAACATTTGAGAAGAACCTGTTCAACAAAACTCATCGAGCAAACGCTGAAATCATCATGCTTGACGGTTTGACCTGTGTTTACAGGTCCAACgtagatttgtttttctatGTTATGGGGAGTTGTCACGAAAACGAACTGATCCTAATGAGTGTTCTCCAGTGTCTCTACGAATCTATCAGTCAGATTCTGCGCAAAAACGTGGAGAAACGGGTTGTCATGGAAAATCTTGACATAGTAATGCTAGCTATGGACGAGATTTGTGACGGAGGGATAATTCTGGAGGCTGATTCACAGTCAGTCGTTCAACGGGTCGCACTGAGAACGGACGATATCCCTCTTGGAGAGCAAACCGTCGCACAGGTCTTCCAGTCCGCGAAGGAACAATTGAAGTGGTCGCTGCTTAAATGA
- the LOC120354097 gene encoding uncharacterized protein LOC120354097, with protein sequence MESQFFKILILSLLLKNLEGTPNNSTELDAEDFLNVYFLPNTLVLESDLVDGDGILVDNGTFNRNADVDSALSTMSYHRSMINKYLCRNYLANEILSEVDGGANIPVPAIHTHLHHGGAALNNLPPLAGTDYGGLHHGVDYGGGHGYSHIPDHHVHVDHDHGHYHGHGHGHDEEKGLALKDLFDLALTALAFLAFGMFVLNLILTCFSVQPPTVVMMMNGGGEGGEETRFTRVKRGAINPEYLNQVSYNVVRSIDALASLQQGSPHQEHCLRLSLCESNKFARELPSQQQVWVPVWSFGLSWISGKMRGKSESMLEYLRAIILGMGKAQCERVYSQCKQEM encoded by the exons ATGGaatctcaattcttcaaaatactTATTCTAAGTTTATTACTGAAAAACTTGGAAGGCACCCCGAACAACTCAACTGAGCTGGACGCTGAAGACTTCTTGAACGTCTACTTTCTGCCCAACACACTAGTGCTAGAGTCTGACCTTGTGGATGGAGATGGTATCCTTGTGGATAATGGTACCTTCAACAGAAACGCCGACGTGGATTCTGCTTTGAGTACAATGAGTTATCATAG ATCAATGATCAACAAATACCTCTGCAGAAACTATTTGGCCAACGAAATTCTATCAGAGGTTGATG GGGGAGCCAATATTCCTGTGCCGGCAATACATACGCATCTCCATCACGGAGGGGCGGCACTGAATAATTTGCCGCCCCTGGCTGGGACGGATTACGGGGGGCTGCATCATGGGGTGGATTATGGAGGTGGACATG GCTACAGTCACATACCAGATCATCACGTTCATGTGGACCATGATCACGGACATTATCACGGCCACGGTCACGGACATGATGAGGAGAAAGGATTGGCTCTTAAAGATTTGTTCGATTTGGCATTGACCGCTCTAGCGTTCCTCGCTTTtggcatgtttgtgctaaaccTTATCCTGACTTGTTTCAGT GTACAACCCCCTACAGTGGTAATGATGATGAATGGTGGTGGAGAGGGGGGTGAAGAGACAAGGTTCACACGTGTCAAACGAGGAGCTATAAATCCTGAATACCTCAATCAG GTAAGCTACAATGTGGTGAGATCCATAGACGCCTTGGCTAGCCTCCAACAAGGGTCCCCACACCAGGAACACTGTTTGAGGCTATCCCTCTGTGAAAGCAACAAATTTGCTCGAGAACTGCCGAGTCAGCAACAGGTTTGGGTGCCTGTTTGGAG CTTCGGTCTAAGTTGGATAAGTGGAAAAATGAGAGGGAAATCCGAGTCCATGCTGGAGTATTTGAGAGCTATAATTTTAGGCATGGGTAAAGCTCAATGTGAAAGAGTTTATTCACAATGTAAGCAGGAAATGTGA